A single genomic interval of Helianthus annuus cultivar XRQ/B chromosome 6, HanXRQr2.0-SUNRISE, whole genome shotgun sequence harbors:
- the LOC118479557 gene encoding BCL-6 corepressor-like protein 1, producing MANKNLSIIILIATLVAQATWVRAAEHIVGDDKGWAEGVDYEAWAKGREFKQGDKLGKYYTCFVDNYMSMSCSKLTMFFLSLSSHLVGVPVGVPVGVPVGVPVGVPVGVPVDVPVGVPEGVPEGVRVGVQEGVPVDVPVDVRVGVQEGVPVGVPEGVPGGVPEGAPVGVPEGVPEAVPEGAPVGVPEAVPEAVLVGAPVGAPVGAPVGAPVGAPVGAPVGVPVGVPVGVPVGVPVGVPVGVPEGVPEGVPEGVPEGVPEGVPVGVPEGVPEGVPEGVPVGVPVGVPVDVPEDVPGGVHVLQSHDVLHDTSIKL from the exons ATGGCTAACAAGAATTtgagcatcatcatcctcatagCAACACTAGTGGCTCAAGCTACTTGGGTTAGAGCAGCAGAGCATATAGTTGGAGATGATAAAGGTTGGGCCGAGGGTGTCGATTACGAAGCATGGGCTAAGGGTCGGGAATTCAAGCAGGGAGacaaacttggtaaatattacaCATGCTTTGTTGATAATTATATGTCTATGTCTTGCAGCAAGCTAACTATGTT CTTCTTGTCACTGTCAAGCCATCTGGTGGGTGTCCCGGTGGGTGTCCCGGTGGGTGTCCCGGTGGGTGTCCCGGTGGGTGTCCCGGTGGGTGTCCCGGTGGATGTCCCGGTGGGTGTCCCGGAGGGTGTCCCGGAGGGTGTCCGGGTGGGTGTCCAGGAGGGTGTCCCGGTGGATGTCCCGGTGGATGTCCGGGTGGGTGTCCAGGAGGGTGTCCCGGTGGGTGTCCCGGAGGGTGTCCCGGGGGGTGTCCCGGAGGGTGCCCCGGTGGGTGTCCCGGAGGGTGTCCCGGAGGCTGTCCCGGAGGGTGCCCCGGTGGGTGTCCCGGAGGCTGTCCCGGAGGCTGTCCTGGTGGGTGCCCCGGTGGGTGCCCCGGTGGGTGCCCCGGTGGGTGCCCCGGTGGGTGCCCCGGTGGGTGCCCCGGTGGGTGTCCCGGTGGGTGTCCCGGTGGGTGTCCCGGTGGGTGTCCCGGTGGGTGTCCCGGTGGGTGTCCCGGAGGGTGTCCCGGAGGGTGTCCCGGAGGGTGTCCCGGAGGGTGTCCCGGAGGGTGTCCCGGTGGGTGTCCCGGAGGGTGTCCCGGAGGGTGTCCCGGAGGGTGTCCCGGTGGGTGTCCCGGTGGGTGTCCCGGTGGATGTCCCGGAGGATGTCCCGGGGGGTGTCCATGTCCTGCAAAGCCATGATGTCCTCCATGATACAAGCATAAAACTCTAA